A window of the Oscillospiraceae bacterium genome harbors these coding sequences:
- a CDS encoding inorganic pyrophosphatase encodes MNNAEFWAALDTLVGQSEIVIDRPKGSAHPRYLDFIYPVDYGYLKNTFSMDGGGIDVWVGTDPARKIDAVMCIVDLMKRDSEIKILIGCNEEEKALVYQTHNESEFMKGVLVRRD; translated from the coding sequence CACGTTGGTCGGGCAGTCGGAGATTGTGATCGACCGTCCAAAAGGCTCGGCGCACCCGCGCTATCTCGATTTTATCTATCCGGTCGATTACGGCTATCTGAAAAATACTTTTTCGATGGACGGCGGCGGGATTGACGTCTGGGTCGGCACCGATCCGGCGCGTAAAATTGATGCCGTCATGTGCATCGTCGATTTGATGAAACGCGACAGCGAGATCAAGATTCTGATCGGCTGCAATGAGGAAGAAAAAGCGCTTGTCTATCAAACCCACAACGAAAGCGAATTCATGAAGGGTGTTTTGGTTCGGAGAGATTAA